A single window of Plasmodium reichenowi strain SY57 chromosome 14, whole genome shotgun sequence DNA harbors:
- a CDS encoding hypothetical protein (conserved Plasmodium protein, unknown function): protein MTNHCCFRCSISCEDTQEEDYLFFDEHFLKDYNEADDKKINEECNNKKNLPNLVNDKKKFLQYIQNQAGTTNCPLKDIYKDIYMNFYLCKKCFGLHNIDIILFYNENSKFHHELMKYVDDIHIIIDEKIKNNVINNMKYIIESYTNNIDIIFFLLYLYVNNILNGTLLFNIQSYNQYYIKIKKFIILHNLIDSHQPYLKHRIHKMFSYFLMYVFMFFSYNDIFKTLKLDQDKIKLLIILYENASLVFTNENNNNNKIYYNQHVNDQTLDNINFFSSSQRAKDSFVCEHRKGYNKKRKKNSQNQNQHQNQNQSQHQNQHPNQHQNQYPNQYQYQNIYKYDENNIICTHNYNIYHDNHNSCKDEIEGLNQNFKQMDDREQSLLNIKTSENPTQGNEQERQVFNECKTYHMYISFHNLCICGYYNKYNKEISQTEWLINNISNSVLSIEECISHIFNNIFSFSTATFIGSGREDKDARMMNIGRPFVYVLKDTKFSFLNFYLFFCNLSNKQNGIKNYNSINIKTIQEYNQFLIEEKKKKEKKKEYEHILKNDKQKNIILSYDNNNCNDHQNDPNKNKNVQYNDIYPLIKEKKENNSLSILDMKKNIFMKIFLHVQNSKQISHNHNIEDMSKDTIHNTYNLNNFFKLPLSYSFNKELEVLFSKVFSFNFCSNYIYSLNITNDSETPMLTDIKKKKKEKEQINNEHKDNNNNIYNNSYNIEHFAEIKLNNLSFSTNYPLVKKLMKYGEERKKEYKCIIYHSSKMNKDTIQKINDQICNHEPQTLTYVLKIIQKTPIRVLHRRSLISRERKIFQIKLIYLHKHFSLLYLLAESGLYIKEFVNGDKGRTIPNLKQFFGDDTYVNILNLDVATLVYD, encoded by the coding sequence atgacGAACCATTGTTGCTTTCGATGTTCTATATCTTGTGAAGATACACAAGAAGAAGACTACCTATTCTTCGAtgaacattttttaaaagattaCAATGAAGctgatgataaaaaaataaatgaagaatgtaataataaaaagaacCTCCCCAATTTAGTGAAcgataagaaaaaattcttacaatatatacaaaatcAAGCAGGTACTACAAACTGTCCCTTgaaagatatatataaagatatatatatgaatttttaCTTATGCAAAAAATGTTTTGGATTAcataatatagatataatcttattttataatgaaaatagCAAATTTCATCATGAGCTTATGAAATATGTAGACGATATACACATTATAATAGATGAAAagattaaaaataatgttatcaataatatgaaatatattatcgAATCTTATACAAACAATATAgatatcatattttttcttctttatttatatgtaaacaATATATTGAATGGTACCCtcctttttaatatacaaTCATACaatcaatattatattaaaataaaaaagtttATCATATTACACAATTTAATAGACAGTCACCAACCATATTTAAAACATAGAATACATAAAATGTTCTCATATTTTCTGATGTATGTGTTCATGTTCTTTTCTTATAATGACATCTTTAAAACACTAAAACTTGACCAggataaaataaaactacttattattttgtatgaAAATGCATCATTGGTTTTtacaaatgaaaataataataataataaaatatattataatcaaCATGTAAACGATCAAACCTtggataatataaattttttcaGTTCAAGTCAACGTGCAAAAGATAGTTTTGTGTGTGAGCACAGAAAaggatataataaaaaaagaaaaaaaaacagtCAAAATCAAAATCAACATCAAAATCAAAATCAAAGTCAACATCAAAATCAACATCCAAATCAACATCAAAATCAATATCCAAATCAATATCaatatcaaaatatttataaatatgatgaaaataatattatatgtacacATAATTACAATATTTATCATGATAACCATAATTCATGTAAGGATGAAATAGAAGGACTTAATCAAAACTTTAAACAGATGGATGATAGAGAACAAAGTTTGCTTAACATAAAAACATCAGAAAATCCCACTCAGGGTAACGAACAAGAAAGACAAGTATTCAATGAATGTAAAACTtatcatatgtatatatcatttcataatttatgtatttgcggatattataataaatataataaggAAATATCTCAAACGGAATGgttaataaataatatatctaataGCGTATTGTCAATCGAAGAATGTATTTCCCATATTttcaataatattttttctttttcgACCGCTACATTTATTGGTTCAGGTCGAGAAGATAAAGATGCACGCATGATGAATATAGGAAGACCATTCGTCTATGTTTTAAAAGACACGAAATTctcttttttaaatttttatttatttttttgtaatttgtcaaataaacaaaacggaataaaaaattataattcaATCAATATAAAAACCATACAAGAATATAACCAATTTCTtatagaagaaaaaaaaaaaaaagaaaaaaaaaaagaatacgaacatattttaaaaaacgataaacaaaaaaatataatccTATCATATGATAATAACAATTGTAATGATCATCAAAATGATCctaacaaaaataaaaatgtacaatataatgatatatatccattaattaaagaaaaaaaagaaaataattcattatCCATTTTagatatgaaaaaaaatatttttatgaaaatatttttacatgTGCAAAATTCAAAACAAATATCACATAATCATAACATAGAAGATATGTCAAAAGATACAATTcataatacatataatttaaataatttttttaaattacCACTGTCTTATAGTTTTAACAAAGAATTAGAAGTCCTTTTTTCAAAGGTATTctcttttaatttttgttcaaattatatttattctttaaatattacaaaCGATTCTGAAACGCCTATGCTTACcgatataaaaaaaaaaaaaaaagaaaaagaacaaattaataatgaacataaagacaacaacaacaatatatataataattcttataaCATTGAACATTTTGctgaaataaaattaaacaaTTTAAGTTTTAGTACCAATTATCCTTTAGTAAAAAAACTTATGAAATATGGagaagaaagaaaaaaagaatataaatgtatCATCTACCATTCTTCTAAAATGAATAAAGACActatacaaaaaattaatgatCAAATATGTAATCATGAACCACAAACATTAACATATGTcttaaaaattattcaaaaaaCACCAATTAGAGTTCTTCATAGAAGGTCACTAATAAGTagagaaagaaaaattttccaaatcaaattaatttatctacataaacatttttctttgttatatttattagCTGAATCAGGACTCTATATTAAAGAATTTGTAAATGGTGATAAGGGAAGAACTATACCAAATTTAAAACAATTTTTTGGAGATGATAcatatgttaatattttaaatcTCGACGTAGCAACATTAGTATATGattga